The Mycolicibacterium boenickei genome has a segment encoding these proteins:
- a CDS encoding nucleoside/nucleotide kinase family protein: MCTFDDLLARVLARAAEPGTSVIGITGPPGAGKSTLAEALVAAARVRLGTEAVAHVPMDGFHLADVELRRLGRLDRKGAPDTFDVAGYAALLRRIRMRAEVVYAPGFERDIEQPVAGAIPVFPDTAVLLTEGNYLLLDVSAWPAVAAAIDEIWYCAIQDDVRIARLVARHTTFGKSATAARRWVAEVDEPNARLVAGTAVRADLVVSADVVTPNSH, encoded by the coding sequence ATGTGCACGTTCGACGACCTGCTGGCTCGGGTGCTGGCGCGCGCCGCGGAACCGGGTACCTCCGTCATCGGGATCACGGGTCCGCCGGGGGCGGGCAAGTCCACCCTGGCCGAGGCGCTCGTCGCAGCAGCCCGCGTCCGTCTCGGCACCGAGGCGGTGGCCCACGTGCCGATGGACGGATTTCACCTCGCCGATGTGGAACTGCGCCGGCTGGGCCGGCTGGATCGCAAGGGCGCACCTGACACTTTCGACGTTGCCGGCTACGCCGCGCTGCTGCGCCGGATCCGCATGCGCGCCGAGGTGGTCTACGCCCCGGGCTTCGAGCGCGACATCGAGCAGCCGGTCGCCGGCGCGATCCCGGTCTTCCCGGACACGGCCGTGTTGCTCACCGAGGGCAATTATCTTCTGCTCGACGTCTCCGCATGGCCGGCGGTGGCGGCCGCGATCGATGAAATCTGGTACTGCGCAATTCAAGACGATGTGCGCATCGCGCGGCTGGTGGCCCGCCACACCACTTTCGGCAAGTCGGCGACCGCGGCGCGGCGGTGGGTTGCCGAGGTCGACGAACCCAATGCGCGGCTGGTGGCCGGCACTGCGGTGCGAGCCGATCTGGTCGTCTCGGCAGACGTCGTGACGCCCAACTCACACTGA